The proteins below are encoded in one region of Nitrospirota bacterium:
- a CDS encoding glycosyltransferase, whose protein sequence is DRGQSHAVNKGFSMATGDIIGWLNSDDLYEEGALQKVVAVFNNNNNCGWVAGRCHIINADGIEIRKAVTRYKNKWLGRYRYDRLLVEDFISQPAVWFKRSFLNEVGLLDEALHYTMDYDLWLRMGARLDPVIVRDYLASFRYYPNSKTGGELGKSLEEVKSLCCRYADSRKDILFRNWVYRMKIRLGYSVMSLIGM, encoded by the coding sequence GACCGCGGTCAGTCTCATGCCGTAAATAAGGGATTCAGTATGGCAACCGGCGATATTATCGGGTGGCTTAATTCGGATGACCTTTATGAAGAAGGGGCGCTGCAAAAGGTTGTTGCTGTCTTTAATAACAATAACAACTGCGGATGGGTGGCAGGCAGGTGCCATATTATCAATGCAGATGGTATTGAAATCCGCAAGGCCGTGACGCGATACAAGAATAAATGGCTGGGCCGCTACAGGTATGACAGATTGCTGGTGGAAGACTTTATCTCTCAGCCTGCTGTCTGGTTCAAAAGATCGTTCTTAAACGAGGTCGGTCTGCTGGACGAGGCTCTTCATTATACCATGGACTATGACCTCTGGCTGCGGATGGGGGCCAGACTGGACCCTGTAATCGTGAGAGATTATCTTGCATCTTTCCGCTACTATCCCAACTCGAAGACCGGCGGAGAGCTGGGGAAGTCTCTTGAAGAAGTCAAAAGTCTCTGCTGCCGGTACGCTGATAGTAGAAAGGATATCCTTTTCAGGAACTGGGTATATCGAATGAAGATACGGCTCGGATACAGTGTTATGAGCCTCATTGGAATGTGA
- a CDS encoding glycosyltransferase family 2 protein: MKAERSRILVIIPALNEEKNIAQVVSSINKEVPYADILVVNDGSRDRTGQIAREHGATVIDLPYNLGIGGAMQAGFRFARLYDYDIAIQVDGDGQHPADHIERLVQVIAEGKSDMASGSRFVANGGYKSTRSRLVGIKYFSLLLSLILRERITDTTSGFRAVNKKVIDLFSRNYPDDYPEVEALVLLHKRGLRVKEIPVEMKERAGGKSSITPFRSMYYMVKVSLAVLIEMIRKAER, from the coding sequence ATGAAAGCTGAAAGATCAAGGATTCTGGTTATAATACCGGCGCTCAATGAGGAAAAGAATATCGCCCAGGTTGTTTCTTCAATCAATAAGGAGGTCCCTTATGCAGATATCCTTGTTGTAAATGATGGTTCCCGAGACAGGACAGGGCAGATCGCCAGGGAACATGGGGCTACTGTGATAGATTTGCCATACAACCTTGGGATTGGCGGTGCAATGCAGGCAGGCTTCCGGTTTGCCAGGCTTTATGATTATGATATCGCCATACAGGTGGATGGAGACGGGCAGCACCCTGCTGACCATATAGAGAGGCTGGTTCAGGTGATTGCAGAGGGAAAGTCCGACATGGCTTCAGGGTCGCGGTTTGTCGCTAACGGCGGATATAAGTCTACCAGGTCCCGTCTGGTTGGCATCAAATATTTCTCTCTCCTGTTGTCGCTTATTCTGCGAGAGAGGATTACAGACACAACATCGGGCTTCCGTGCAGTCAATAAAAAGGTGATTGATTTATTCAGCAGGAATTATCCTGATGACTATCCGGAGGTAGAGGCCCTTGTCCTCCTTCATAAGAGGGGGTTAAGGGTCAAAGAGATCCCTGTGGAGATGAAGGAGAGGGCCGGAGGGAAGTCGTCTATTACCCCTTTCAGGTCCATGTACTATATGGTGAAGGTCTCACTTGCAGTGCTCATAGAAATGATTAGAAAGGCTGAAAGGTAA
- a CDS encoding DUF2304 domain-containing protein: protein MTLFNVQIISIILSTLLFLFVIELVRKGMLKERYAILWLASSFILLVLSLWKGLLDKIAAFFGIFYSPSLLFLAAFLFLLLIVLHFSIVISRMSEKNKKLAQEMGLLKYELENKKSVKDGDKNREEAG from the coding sequence ATGACGTTGTTTAATGTGCAGATTATCTCCATCATCCTCAGTACGCTGCTGTTCCTCTTCGTAATTGAGCTGGTACGAAAAGGGATGCTGAAGGAAAGATATGCCATCCTATGGCTTGCATCCAGCTTCATACTGCTGGTGCTCTCCCTGTGGAAAGGGCTGCTGGATAAGATCGCCGCTTTTTTCGGGATCTTTTACTCCCCCTCACTTCTGTTCCTTGCCGCCTTTCTCTTCCTCCTGCTCATTGTCCTCCATTTTTCTATCGTTATATCGAGAATGAGTGAGAAGAATAAAAAACTGGCGCAGGAGATGGGATTACTGAAATACGAACTTGAGAACAAGAAGTCTGTCAAGGATGGAGATAAAAACAGAGAAGAAGCAGGGTGA
- a CDS encoding glycosyltransferase family 39 protein — MKDRITTNKGVMLGALIFLSLVLRLMTALPVVFYPDSCLYLSFARSILRGKFSFNFNEGIETVLPPLYPGLSALVSIFAGNMELSAIIVSAVAGAFLVVPVFYLAKAVYNEKAAWISSVFIFLSPLLIYWSGAALTEALFTTLFVSGITVCIYAIRSERQTLFFVSGALIGLSYMARVIGLVAIPVVLFWIIYSSVSSVRLAGSYPAQIVRKAAASSALFFLGFILITGVYLIHLHSFYGNWTLAGSYGSIEGTIAFEGAESRAGWENAATPDSGEGSVSRLINKVVLNAENYSVSLISKMPLDSVYKFIMIVVSVLFVVPGLFFGRKEGGKGMGMGVLFLVSFIVVYYAALLLLPLSPMIDERIRYLSPISPLFMVIASGGIIRIQERMKSGMIRQAAIPVMVLVAMLSSLPLLEMFPLRMNQLWRTNASLESIQKIGLWMKGNLPQPVRVMSRKPYIPYYAEALWFTTPATHKEVMELARSKEIDYIVVDKRVEYYLRPELRFLFYPKDAPKDFAFIGGIQNKKTGELSIGLYKINRTVEAPIW; from the coding sequence GTGAAGGATCGTATAACGACAAATAAGGGAGTGATGCTGGGTGCCCTGATATTCTTGTCTCTTGTATTACGGTTAATGACAGCCCTTCCAGTGGTTTTCTATCCTGACTCATGCCTCTATCTTTCATTTGCCAGGTCTATATTACGGGGGAAATTCTCATTCAATTTTAATGAAGGCATAGAGACTGTATTGCCGCCTCTCTATCCGGGACTCAGTGCACTGGTTTCCATTTTTGCCGGCAATATGGAGCTCTCTGCCATAATAGTTTCTGCAGTTGCAGGGGCCTTTCTGGTCGTTCCAGTATTCTATCTTGCAAAGGCAGTCTATAATGAAAAGGCAGCCTGGATCAGTTCGGTATTTATATTCCTCAGCCCTCTCCTGATATACTGGTCAGGCGCTGCCCTGACTGAGGCCCTTTTTACCACACTATTTGTTTCCGGTATCACAGTCTGTATTTATGCCATAAGGTCTGAAAGGCAGACCTTATTCTTTGTCTCCGGAGCGCTCATCGGATTATCTTACATGGCCCGGGTTATTGGTCTGGTAGCTATCCCTGTTGTTCTATTCTGGATAATTTATTCCTCTGTTAGTTCCGTCAGGCTGGCAGGCAGCTATCCAGCGCAGATTGTCAGGAAGGCCGCTGCTTCTTCAGCCCTGTTTTTTCTCGGGTTTATCCTGATTACAGGAGTCTATCTGATCCACCTCCACTCCTTTTACGGTAATTGGACGCTTGCAGGCTCTTATGGAAGCATCGAGGGTACCATAGCCTTTGAGGGGGCTGAGAGCAGGGCTGGATGGGAGAATGCAGCAACACCGGATAGCGGGGAAGGGTCTGTCTCAAGGCTTATAAACAAAGTGGTTTTGAATGCAGAAAATTATTCGGTTTCATTGATAAGTAAAATGCCGCTGGATTCTGTCTATAAATTTATCATGATTGTTGTTTCCGTTCTGTTTGTTGTCCCGGGTCTTTTCTTTGGGAGAAAAGAGGGCGGAAAAGGGATGGGCATGGGTGTTCTGTTTCTGGTTTCCTTTATCGTGGTGTATTACGCTGCGCTTCTCCTTTTACCTCTGTCCCCGATGATAGATGAAAGGATCAGGTATCTTTCTCCCATCTCCCCTTTATTTATGGTCATAGCATCAGGCGGAATCATTCGGATTCAGGAAAGGATGAAGTCCGGCATGATCAGACAGGCTGCAATACCTGTCATGGTTTTAGTTGCGATGTTGTCATCCCTTCCGCTTCTGGAGATGTTTCCCCTGCGTATGAATCAATTATGGCGTACTAATGCTTCTTTGGAATCCATACAGAAAATAGGGTTGTGGATGAAGGGGAATCTCCCGCAGCCGGTCAGGGTGATGTCCAGGAAACCGTATATCCCTTACTATGCGGAGGCATTGTGGTTTACGACGCCGGCTACTCACAAGGAGGTTATGGAGCTTGCCCGTTCAAAGGAGATAGATTATATTGTTGTTGATAAAAGGGTGGAGTATTATCTGAGGCCTGAATTACGCTTCTTGTTTTATCCTAAGGATGCGCCAAAGGACTTCGCATTCATCGGTGGTATACAAAATAAGAAAACAGGGGAGTTGTCAATAGGGCTTTATAAGATCAACAGGACCGTGGAAGCGCCTATTTGGTGA
- a CDS encoding glycosyltransferase family 2 protein: MKLSIVIPIFNEIDTVREIIKRVQDVDLPGLEKELVIVDDFSTDGSRRYLETLNDKNIRVFMHEKNRGKGAALKTGFQHVNGDIVIIQDADLEYDPNDYHNLIRPILDGRADVVYGSRFITTEERRVMFFWHFLGNSFLTLFSNMFTNLNLSDMETCYKVFKREVINNINIEEYRFGFEPEITAKIARRKYRLYEVGISYSGRDYSEGKKIGWKDGVRAIWCILKYNLIRRQ; encoded by the coding sequence ATGAAACTATCTATAGTAATACCTATATTTAATGAGATAGATACAGTCAGGGAGATTATAAAAAGGGTTCAGGATGTGGACCTGCCCGGTTTGGAGAAAGAGCTGGTCATAGTAGATGACTTTTCCACAGACGGCAGCAGAAGGTATCTTGAGACGTTGAACGATAAAAATATACGGGTCTTTATGCACGAAAAAAACCGCGGGAAAGGTGCTGCATTAAAGACCGGGTTCCAGCATGTAAACGGTGATATTGTCATCATCCAGGATGCCGATCTGGAGTATGACCCTAATGATTATCACAACCTGATCAGGCCCATCCTGGATGGCAGGGCAGATGTAGTCTACGGTTCAAGGTTCATAACCACAGAAGAGCGGCGGGTGATGTTTTTCTGGCACTTTTTAGGGAACTCCTTCCTGACTTTGTTTTCCAATATGTTTACAAACCTGAACCTGTCTGATATGGAGACCTGCTATAAGGTATTCAAGCGTGAGGTTATCAATAACATTAATATTGAAGAGTACCGTTTTGGTTTTGAACCGGAGATTACGGCCAAGATTGCCAGAAGGAAATACAGGCTTTATGAAGTTGGGATATCCTATAGCGGCCGCGACTATTCCGAGGGGAAGAAGATAGGATGGAAGGACGGCGTGAGGGCTATCTGGTGCATACTGAAATATAACCTGATAAGGAGACAGTAA
- a CDS encoding glycosyltransferase family 4 protein, producing MEANRILRVCYFGTYSMEEGYPRNRVIIEGLRSNGVEVTECHEDFWKGTAEKLEGVKAGSVMVKTIFRLMRIYGRLILKFRHAGDYDAMIVGYAGHVDIFLAKILNLFRRKPVIFDAFLSVYDTAVMDRKIVLQNSLKAKLLRLVDKWSCNIADSVLLDTKAHIDYFVREFHLPASKFYAIPVGSSLTTADSAADSGDTILNSLPTSPSQRIKYGVPGTSGALNILYFGSYIPLHGVDVILRAAEILQGEKDIVFTLIGKGQLLPEMKQLASKLGLRNVNFIDRFVEEGELSGYIQRSDICLGIFGKTDKAMRVIPCKVYNCLAMGKPLITAMTPATEGVLTNMDNAMLCNAGDPESLSEAILSLKKDEALREKIAIRGQKYFAENFSADAIGKRIVEIVEKVKNYSGSRGMANGR from the coding sequence ATGGAAGCGAATCGGATATTGCGTGTCTGTTATTTTGGAACCTACTCGATGGAGGAGGGTTATCCGAGGAACAGGGTGATTATTGAAGGGCTGCGCAGTAATGGGGTGGAGGTGACAGAGTGTCATGAAGACTTCTGGAAAGGGACTGCTGAAAAACTGGAGGGGGTAAAGGCCGGAAGCGTCATGGTGAAGACCATCTTCAGGCTTATGCGCATCTATGGAAGACTCATATTAAAGTTCAGACATGCAGGTGATTACGATGCGATGATTGTTGGATATGCGGGCCATGTAGATATTTTTTTAGCAAAGATTTTAAACCTGTTCAGGCGAAAGCCGGTCATCTTTGATGCCTTCCTATCGGTCTATGATACGGCGGTAATGGACCGGAAAATAGTATTGCAAAACTCTTTAAAGGCAAAATTACTGCGGCTGGTTGATAAGTGGTCATGTAATATTGCTGACTCAGTCTTATTGGATACCAAGGCGCACATAGACTATTTTGTCAGGGAGTTTCACCTTCCGGCTTCAAAATTTTATGCAATACCGGTTGGCTCATCGCTAACTACGGCCGATTCCGCGGCCGATTCCGGGGACACCATACTTAATTCACTGCCGACCTCTCCATCGCAAAGAATTAAGTATGGTGTCCCCGGAACTTCCGGCGCTCTTAATATCCTCTACTTCGGTTCTTATATCCCGTTACATGGTGTGGATGTTATCCTCAGGGCGGCAGAGATCCTTCAGGGGGAGAAGGACATAGTTTTTACCCTGATTGGAAAAGGTCAACTTCTGCCGGAGATGAAACAGCTTGCATCAAAGCTCGGATTAAGGAATGTTAATTTTATAGACAGGTTTGTGGAAGAAGGAGAGCTGTCGGGATACATTCAGCGCTCCGACATCTGTCTCGGGATCTTCGGCAAGACGGACAAGGCAATGAGGGTCATTCCGTGTAAGGTCTATAATTGCCTGGCAATGGGTAAACCCCTGATAACTGCAATGACACCGGCAACTGAGGGGGTCTTGACAAACATGGATAATGCCATGCTTTGCAATGCCGGGGATCCTGAGTCGCTGTCTGAGGCGATACTATCTCTTAAGAAAGATGAGGCGCTTCGGGAAAAGATAGCCATTCGCGGTCAGAAATATTTTGCGGAAAACTTTTCTGCTGACGCTATTGGCAAGAGGATAGTGGAGATCGTGGAGAAAGTTAAAAACTATTCAGGTTCAAGGGGCATGGCCAATGGAAGATAA
- a CDS encoding glycosyltransferase family 2 protein codes for MEDKHYPHVTIIILNWNGKDDTIECLKSVEKINYADYDILLIDNGSDDDSVKVFKNLYHNNPRIRLIENEKNLGFAEGNNIGIREALKRGSDYILLLNNDTVVKDDFLGELVKVGEEDKRYGIIGPKIYFWGVKKIIYAAGGGVIGRLGQPLLTGLLREDRGQYDKEGETGFITGCALLIRREAVEKTGLLDEDYFFFFEDLDWNIRAKREGFLIAYAPKSIVWHRASSAVGFKSPNYYYYMTRNRILFVRKNFSVFSFIFLFLPYFIFYRYLWLITKLSVNRKWEHVRAVNRGVWWHFG; via the coding sequence ATGGAAGATAAACATTATCCTCACGTTACTATCATTATCCTTAACTGGAATGGAAAGGATGATACGATAGAGTGCCTGAAGTCTGTCGAAAAGATTAATTATGCAGATTATGATATTTTATTGATTGACAATGGTTCAGATGATGATTCCGTCAAGGTATTCAAAAATCTGTATCATAATAATCCACGGATCAGGCTGATAGAGAATGAGAAAAACCTCGGTTTTGCTGAAGGAAATAACATAGGTATAAGAGAGGCGCTGAAGAGAGGGAGTGATTATATACTTCTTTTAAATAACGATACAGTAGTCAAAGATGATTTTTTAGGTGAACTTGTAAAAGTGGGGGAGGAAGATAAGAGGTATGGTATTATAGGCCCCAAGATTTATTTCTGGGGGGTAAAAAAAATTATCTATGCGGCAGGTGGAGGGGTTATCGGAAGACTGGGCCAGCCTCTCCTGACCGGGCTTCTCAGGGAGGACAGGGGGCAGTATGACAAGGAGGGGGAGACCGGATTTATTACAGGGTGCGCGCTTCTAATCAGACGGGAAGCAGTAGAAAAGACTGGACTGCTGGATGAGGACTACTTTTTCTTTTTTGAAGACCTCGACTGGAATATCCGGGCAAAGAGAGAAGGTTTCCTGATAGCATATGCCCCGAAATCTATTGTCTGGCATAGGGCGTCTTCTGCGGTAGGTTTTAAGTCCCCCAATTATTATTATTACATGACCAGAAACCGTATACTTTTTGTCAGGAAGAACTTCTCTGTTTTTTCTTTCATATTTCTGTTTCTTCCATATTTTATTTTCTATCGTTACTTATGGTTAATAACGAAACTATCGGTTAACAGGAAGTGGGAACATGTCCGGGCGGTTAATAGAGGGGTATGGTGGCATTTTGGGTAA
- a CDS encoding class I SAM-dependent methyltransferase has product MSGRLIEGYGGILGKIEREEMHFTGERLVIGEDIVLEKEHLDRYNFVTQFVKGKKVLDIACGTGYGCSLLQSADSLYILGIDISHEAIRHAKSNYKAQNLDFIMSSADTIGVLSKVFDIVISFETIEHLERYMDFLKEIKRVLNDGGMFVVSTPNKKYSTPDNPYHLHEFFYDEFYKLLTNLFKNVVIYGQDHQNPQKRITRSLTAAVPKSIRKLLIPKSVRDEFNLKQYTGITTTDVENCRYLIAVCTNIPA; this is encoded by the coding sequence ATGTCCGGGCGGTTAATAGAGGGGTATGGTGGCATTTTGGGTAAGATAGAGAGGGAAGAGATGCATTTTACAGGAGAACGGTTAGTTATAGGTGAAGATATCGTACTGGAGAAGGAGCATCTTGACAGGTATAATTTTGTGACACAATTTGTAAAAGGGAAAAAGGTGCTGGATATTGCCTGCGGGACCGGTTATGGATGTAGTTTACTTCAATCAGCAGATTCGCTTTATATCCTCGGAATAGATATCTCACATGAAGCAATAAGGCATGCTAAATCAAACTACAAGGCTCAAAATCTCGATTTCATCATGAGCAGCGCTGATACGATTGGAGTTTTAAGTAAGGTCTTTGATATCGTTATATCCTTTGAAACTATTGAACACCTTGAAAGATATATGGACTTCTTAAAAGAAATCAAGAGGGTCCTAAACGATGGTGGGATGTTTGTTGTCTCAACACCCAATAAGAAATATTCTACCCCTGATAATCCTTATCATCTTCACGAGTTCTTTTATGATGAGTTCTATAAGCTTTTGACGAATCTGTTTAAGAATGTAGTCATCTATGGTCAGGACCACCAGAACCCGCAAAAGAGAATAACCAGATCTCTTACCGCTGCAGTGCCGAAAAGCATTAGAAAACTCCTGATCCCCAAGAGTGTCAGAGATGAATTTAACCTGAAGCAGTATACCGGTATAACAACTACAGATGTTGAGAACTGCAGATACCTGATTGCCGTATGCACAAATATTCCGGCATGA